A window from Diachasmimorpha longicaudata isolate KC_UGA_2023 chromosome 5, iyDiaLong2, whole genome shotgun sequence encodes these proteins:
- the LOC135162832 gene encoding uncharacterized protein LOC135162832 isoform X2 encodes MTSPPIKYTTNRAIDHFNVAATLMKIIGYVDCIEGLRELPKSPSKWIYKCILNNNDGRRVRILCSGDDALKYKDEIKMYQGTLREKKYQRINNINAQFSFLDNKNHWRDY; translated from the exons ATGACATCTCCACCTATTAAATATACGACCAACAGAGCCATTGATCATTTCAATGTTGCAGCTACACTCAT gaaAATCATCGGCTACGTCGACTGCATTGAAGGCCTGAGAGAGTTGCCAAAGTCTCCATCTAAGTGGATTTACAAGtgcattttaaataacaatgatgGCAGAAGGGTTCGCATACTTTGCTCGGGGGATGATGCTCTCAAATACAAGGATGAGATCAAGATGTATCAG ggaaccttgagggaaaaaaaatatcaacgaataaataacataaatgccCAGTTCAGTTTTCTAG ataataaaaatcactggaggGATTATTAA